One genomic region from Aliarcobacter cryaerophilus ATCC 43158 encodes:
- a CDS encoding CvpA family protein, with the protein MQDIEVFDLVIILITLLLGLKGLFRGLIKEVFGIVGIVGAIFVASRISTEVGGLLAPILVIENQSTIKLIGFVVSLVAVWLIVYSAGVVVSKIFSASGLGIVDRIFGLIFGMLKIFLIFSVIAYSLNQVGSFKKVIDEKFSNSFMMPHLLSVGSYIIKFDTTAMVNTIDKTIQNATDGSVSIQNGIEETKQSLEPALNDIKENVEQLDNLKENLDSTKDKLQDIRNKDE; encoded by the coding sequence ATGCAAGATATTGAAGTTTTTGATTTAGTTATTATACTTATTACATTATTGCTTGGTTTAAAAGGACTTTTTAGAGGTTTAATAAAAGAAGTTTTTGGAATAGTTGGTATTGTTGGTGCTATTTTTGTAGCATCAAGAATTTCAACAGAAGTTGGTGGACTTTTAGCTCCTATTCTTGTAATAGAAAATCAATCAACAATAAAACTAATAGGTTTTGTAGTTTCACTAGTTGCAGTTTGGCTTATTGTTTATAGTGCAGGAGTTGTTGTTAGTAAAATATTCAGTGCAAGTGGATTAGGAATTGTTGATAGAATATTTGGACTTATATTTGGAATGTTAAAAATATTTCTTATTTTTTCTGTTATTGCTTATTCATTAAACCAAGTAGGATCATTTAAAAAAGTAATAGATGAAAAATTTAGTAACTCTTTTATGATGCCTCATTTACTTAGTGTTGGTTCTTACATAATAAAATTTGATACAACAGCAATGGTAAATACTATTGATAAAACTATTCAAAATGCAACAGATGGTTCAGTTTCAATACAAAATGGTATCGAAGAAACAAAACAGAGTCTAGAACCTGCTTTAAATGATATAAAAGAAAATGTAGAGCAACTTGACAATTTAAAAGAAAATTTAGATAGTACAAAAGATAAGTTACAAGATATTAGAAATAAAGATGAATAA
- the lysS gene encoding lysine--tRNA ligase, producing MFENKYIQQRIEKAQNLRDLGINPYANETKRELSIQDYLTKNEDIFNLETKRDENRNFTIAGRIKFFRLMGKASFLKLEDESGMLQVYVARDNLEENFYNDIFKKYIEVGDIIEVSGYPFVTGQGELSLHVDSLTILTKAISPLPEKFHGIQDKELRYRQRYLDLIMNSSVRETFHTRSKVISLTRRFFEDKGFLEVETPMMHPIAGGANAKPFVTHHNALGIDRFLRIAPELYLKRLIVGGFEAVFEINRNFRNEGMDATHNPEFTSIEFYWAYKTYKDLIVITKEYFEYLFKNLNLPTTLPYGELQVDFTKFSEIPLIQSLYEIGGVPKDIVEDKEKILEFLKENKLEANAKLNLGQLQGELFDEFVEDKLINPTFITEYPVEISPLARRNDEKQHLTDRFELFIAGREIANAFSELNDPIDQLQRFEGQMAAKDSGDDEAHEMDEDFVNALSYGMAPTAGQGIGIDRLVMMLTNQHSIRDVLLFPAMKPVKQDFDLLLDENE from the coding sequence TTGTTTGAAAATAAATATATACAACAAAGAATAGAAAAAGCTCAAAATTTGCGAGATTTAGGAATAAATCCATATGCAAATGAAACAAAAAGAGAACTAAGTATACAGGATTATTTAACAAAAAATGAAGATATTTTTAATCTTGAAACAAAAAGAGATGAGAATAGAAATTTTACTATAGCTGGAAGAATTAAGTTTTTTAGACTTATGGGAAAAGCTAGTTTTCTTAAACTAGAAGATGAAAGTGGTATGCTACAAGTTTATGTTGCAAGAGATAATTTAGAAGAGAATTTTTATAATGATATTTTCAAAAAATATATTGAAGTTGGTGATATTATTGAAGTTAGCGGTTATCCATTTGTAACAGGACAAGGAGAGCTTTCACTTCATGTTGATAGTTTAACAATCCTTACAAAAGCTATCTCACCACTTCCTGAAAAATTTCATGGAATACAAGATAAAGAACTAAGATATAGACAAAGATACTTAGATTTAATTATGAATAGTAGTGTTAGAGAGACTTTTCATACAAGAAGTAAAGTTATAAGTTTAACTCGAAGATTTTTTGAAGATAAAGGCTTTTTAGAAGTTGAAACTCCTATGATGCATCCAATTGCTGGTGGAGCAAATGCAAAACCATTTGTTACTCATCACAATGCTTTAGGAATTGATAGATTTTTAAGAATTGCTCCTGAGTTGTACTTAAAAAGATTGATAGTTGGTGGATTTGAAGCAGTTTTTGAAATAAATAGAAACTTTAGAAATGAAGGAATGGATGCTACTCATAATCCTGAGTTTACTTCTATTGAATTTTATTGGGCATATAAAACTTATAAAGATTTAATTGTTATTACAAAAGAGTATTTTGAATATCTATTTAAAAATTTAAATCTTCCTACAACTTTACCTTATGGAGAACTTCAAGTAGATTTTACAAAATTTAGTGAAATACCACTTATTCAATCTTTATACGAAATTGGTGGTGTTCCAAAAGATATTGTTGAAGATAAAGAGAAAATTTTAGAGTTTTTAAAAGAAAATAAACTTGAAGCAAATGCAAAACTAAATCTAGGACAACTTCAAGGTGAACTTTTTGATGAATTTGTAGAAGATAAACTTATAAATCCAACATTTATAACAGAATATCCAGTTGAAATTTCACCACTTGCAAGAAGAAATGATGAAAAACAACATTTGACAGATAGATTTGAACTATTTATTGCTGGACGTGAAATTGCAAATGCTTTTAGTGAGTTAAATGATCCAATTGACCAACTTCAAAGATTTGAAGGACAAATGGCAGCAAAAGATAGCGGAGATGATGAAGCACATGAGATGGATGAGGATTTTGTAAATGCCCTATCTTATGGAATGGCTCCTACAGCAGGACAAGGAATTGGTATTGATAGGCTTGTAATGATGCTTACAAATCAACACTCAATAAGAGATGTTTTACTTTTCCCTGCTATGAAACCTGTAAAACAAGATTTTGATCTATTATTAGATGAAAATGAATAA
- a CDS encoding SPOR domain-containing protein: MQIIGDDFVKKVQLKQEKEELEKKLSELDETRISMGNINLTNNLNNAYKGIDNNDDMNEMNRLQQNINYDDSNEFDNIMLNQQQGGEDNKKKYLILGIVLVVLFLLTIIIIRLLTGDSKKEDPFTSNSQNSSEMKTLSENSGNIEDRYQRILDDKAKKDSSEPSSTNQQINSSNDRLDMVKETKEEAKLTQNENFSDNSIPNEALDETIKKIEEKKQISKAPETNVATATKTQPETKKSIRDLVEGNAAVKSTNQQETTGSGYFIQIGAFSKRPSESYLKNITSQGFKYKVIQEDVKGSTFNKLLIGPYSSRAAASNDVSSVKNKLNIQNTFIVNH; this comes from the coding sequence ATGCAAATAATAGGTGATGATTTTGTAAAAAAAGTTCAACTAAAACAAGAAAAAGAAGAGCTTGAAAAAAAGTTAAGTGAACTTGATGAAACAAGGATATCTATGGGAAATATAAATCTTACTAACAATCTAAATAATGCCTACAAAGGTATAGATAACAATGACGATATGAATGAGATGAATAGATTACAGCAAAATATCAATTATGATGACAGCAATGAATTTGACAATATTATGCTAAATCAACAACAAGGTGGAGAAGACAACAAGAAAAAATACTTAATTTTAGGTATTGTTTTAGTAGTTCTTTTTTTACTAACAATAATTATTATAAGACTTCTAACAGGTGATTCAAAAAAAGAAGACCCGTTTACTTCAAATAGTCAAAACTCTTCTGAAATGAAAACTTTATCTGAAAATAGTGGTAATATAGAAGATAGATACCAAAGAATACTAGATGATAAAGCAAAAAAAGATAGTTCAGAACCATCATCAACAAATCAACAAATTAATAGCTCAAATGATAGACTAGATATGGTAAAAGAGACAAAAGAAGAAGCTAAATTGACTCAAAATGAAAACTTCTCAGATAACTCTATTCCAAATGAAGCTCTTGATGAAACTATAAAAAAGATTGAAGAGAAAAAACAGATTTCAAAAGCACCTGAAACAAATGTAGCAACAGCAACAAAAACACAACCTGAAACAAAAAAATCTATAAGAGATTTAGTTGAAGGTAATGCTGCAGTAAAATCAACAAATCAACAAGAAACTACTGGTAGTGGTTACTTTATTCAAATTGGTGCATTCTCAAAAAGACCTAGTGAATCTTATTTAAAAAATATAACAAGCCAAGGTTTTAAATATAAAGTTATTCAAGAAGATGTAAAAGGTAGTACATTTAACAAACTTCTTATTGGTCCGTATAGCAGTAGAGCAGCAGCCTCAAATGATGTATCATCTGTAAAAAACAAGCTAAATATTCAAAATACTTTTATAGTAAATCATTAG
- a CDS encoding serine hydroxymethyltransferase: MNYITNDNLEVADIEVFKIVEAELERQTNHLEMIASENFTSPAVMQAMGSVFTNKYAEGYPYKRYYGGCEQADKVEQLAIDRACEIFACKYANVQPHSGSQANGAVYAALLKAGDKILGMDLSHGGHLTHGSKPSFSGQNYSAFYYGVELDGRINYDKVEQIAKIVQPKIIVCGASAYAREIDFKRFREIADSVGAILFADIAHIAGLVAANEHQSPFPHAHVVTTTTHKTLRGPRGGMIMTNDEEIAKKINSAIFPGLQGGPLVHVIAAKAVAFKEILDPKWKDYAKQVKANAKVLGEVLVKRGYDIVSGGTDNHLVLVSFLNKPFSGKEADAALGDAGITVNKNTVPGETRSPFVTSGIRIGSPALTARGMKEKEFEYIANKICDVLDNIEDKELHKKINKELEELASKFVIYTSSTY, encoded by the coding sequence ATGAACTATATCACAAACGATAATTTAGAGGTAGCTGATATTGAGGTGTTTAAGATAGTTGAAGCTGAACTTGAAAGACAGACAAATCATCTTGAGATGATTGCAAGTGAAAACTTTACAAGTCCAGCAGTAATGCAAGCAATGGGAAGTGTATTTACAAATAAATATGCTGAAGGTTATCCATATAAAAGATATTATGGTGGATGTGAACAAGCTGATAAAGTAGAACAACTAGCAATTGATAGGGCTTGTGAAATATTTGCTTGTAAATATGCAAATGTTCAACCTCATAGTGGATCTCAGGCAAATGGTGCAGTATATGCAGCATTATTAAAAGCTGGTGATAAAATATTAGGTATGGATTTATCTCATGGTGGACATTTAACTCATGGAAGTAAACCAAGCTTCTCTGGTCAAAACTACTCTGCATTTTATTATGGTGTTGAACTTGATGGAAGAATTAACTATGATAAAGTTGAGCAGATTGCAAAAATAGTTCAACCAAAAATAATTGTTTGTGGTGCAAGTGCATATGCTAGAGAGATTGATTTTAAAAGATTTAGAGAAATAGCTGACTCTGTTGGAGCTATTTTATTTGCTGATATTGCTCATATTGCAGGACTTGTTGCTGCAAATGAACACCAAAGTCCATTCCCTCATGCTCACGTTGTAACAACAACAACTCATAAGACTCTAAGAGGTCCAAGAGGTGGAATGATTATGACAAATGATGAAGAGATTGCTAAAAAAATAAATAGTGCAATTTTCCCAGGACTTCAAGGTGGACCACTTGTTCATGTAATTGCTGCAAAAGCTGTTGCATTTAAAGAAATACTTGATCCAAAATGGAAAGATTATGCAAAACAAGTAAAAGCTAATGCAAAAGTATTAGGTGAAGTGCTAGTAAAAAGAGGATATGATATAGTAAGTGGTGGAACAGATAATCATCTTGTTCTAGTAAGTTTCTTAAATAAACCATTCTCAGGAAAAGAAGCTGATGCTGCTTTAGGTGATGCTGGAATTACTGTAAATAAAAATACAGTTCCAGGAGAAACTAGAAGTCCATTTGTTACAAGTGGAATTAGAATTGGATCTCCTGCACTAACTGCAAGAGGAATGAAAGAGAAAGAGTTTGAATATATTGCAAATAAAATTTGTGATGTATTAGATAATATTGAAGATAAAGAGTTACATAAAAAAATAAACAAAGAGCTTGAAGAACTAGCTTCTAAATTTGTTATTTACACTAGTTCGACGTATTAA